One stretch of Poecilia reticulata strain Guanapo linkage group LG21, Guppy_female_1.0+MT, whole genome shotgun sequence DNA includes these proteins:
- the serac1 gene encoding protein SERAC1: MSVAALRLIHCRRLSTAGPPGVNKVFLWKHLRKIAKVTSTVVFGGCLFITYEVFALDKSVTIDTSAILQEKYKSYIYLNATPSTERENLTAELTQIARRELHKAARRFLEISSKLFLQSLEEHFSHVDADPHEVALWLLLKRTQSPKKAVRLQAVQELAENSHWQDYQYQTAAQVIDQRTAVGLARTPQVDLRFFRQPPALPDLEDGVSAEDGLRQLLASLPLSEVDRCVQYFTSLALRESNQSMAAQRGGLWCFGGNGLPYAQSLTSVPSEKAESFCLQALVQHSKVQSHCDRIVENGGLQILQRLYQLRRESLKIQRNIVRVIGNLALNESIHQAIVQSGWVSVLAETMKSPHVMEASHAARALANLDREAVREKYQDGVYILHPQTRVHQPSKADVLFIHGILGAAFKTWRQKDRSTLEEKREAESEDDYTECWPKAWLAADCPNLRVLSVEYDSHLSDWMANCPADNQRKSLAYRSRELLNKLKLAGVGERPVVWVAHSMGGLLVKKMLLDAADDPDLQGLLKNTKGIMFYSVPHHGTFMAEYSVNVRYLLFPSIEVRELCKDSPDLRSLNEGFLNIAKENEIKLLSFAETQPTNISPMIKVLVVPTQSADLGLGELIKVDVDHLNICKPEKKDSFLYRRSLQFIQEALQHFISQ; the protein is encoded by the exons ATGTCTGTAGCAGCTCTCCGTTTGATCCACTGTAGAAGATTGAGCACAGCTGGGCCACCTGGTGTGAATAAAGTGTTCCTGTGGAAACATTTAA GAAAAATAGCTAAAGTAACTAGCACAGTTGTCTTTGG GGGTTGTCTGTTTATCACTTATGAGGTATTTGCCTTAGATAAGTCTGTGACCATCGACACCAGTGCAATCCTTCAGGAGAAATATAAGTCGTACATTTATCTCAATGCCACACCCTCTACCGAAAGGGAGAATCTGACTGCAG AGCTCACACAAATAGCAAGGAGGGAACTTCACAAAGCAGCCAGAAGGTTTCTGGAAATCTCCTCTAAGCTTTTCCTACAGTCACTAGAAG AGCACTTTAGTCATGTGGATGCAGACCCACACGAGGTTGCACTATGGCTGCTTCTTAAGAGGACACAGTCACCTAAAAAAGCCGTAAGACTTCAGGCTGTCCAGGAGCTTGCAGAAAATTCCCACTGGCAAG ACTACCAGTATCAGACAGCAGCCCAAGTAATCGACCAGCGAACAGCAGTGGGCCTGGCCCGAACGCCTCAAGTAGACCTGCGATTCTTCCGACAGCCGCCTGCACTGCCTGATTTAGAAGAT GGTGTGTCAGCAGAGGATGGTCTGCGGCAGCTCTTGGCGTCTCTGCCTCTGTCTGAGGTGGACAGATGTGTGCAGTACTTCACCTCGCTGGCACTGAGGGAGAGCAATCAGTCTATGGCGGCACAAAGG GGTGGTCTGTGGTGTTTTGGGGGTAATGGGCTTCCCTACGCCCAGAGCCTCACCTCTGTTCCCTCAGAAAAAGCCGAGTCCTTCTGTCTGCAAGCACTCGTACAGCACTCAAAG GTGCAGAGCCACTGTGACCGCATCGTTGAAAATGGAGGTCTGCAGATTCTTCAGAGACTTTATCAGCTTCGAAGGGAGTCCCTGAAGATCCAGAGGAACATTGTGCGTGTAATAGGAAACCTGGCACTAAACGAAAGTATTCACCAGGCTATAGTCCAGTCTG GTTGGGTGTCTGTGCTGGCCGAGACGATGAAGTCTCCTCATGTGATGGAAGCGTCTCATGCGGCTCGGGCTCTGGCCAACCTGGACAGGGAGGCAGTGAGGGAGAAATACCAAGATGGCGTCTACATCCTCCACCCACAAACACGTGTTCA CCAGCCAAGCAAAGCAGATGTGCTGTTCATCCATGGGATTCTAGGAGCAGCTTTTAAAACATGGAGGCAGAAGGACCGCAGCACATTAGAAGAAAAGAGGGAAGCTGAAAGTGAAGATGACTACACAGAGTGCTGGCCAAAG gcGTGGCTGGCGGCTGACTGTCCAAACCTGAGAGTGCTGTCAGTAGAATATGACAGTCATCTCAGTGACTGGATGGCCAATTGTCCTGCTGACAATCAAAg GAAGTCGTTGGCGTACAGAAGTCGAGAGCTGCTAAACAAATTGAAGCTCGCAGGAGTTGGGGAGAGACCTGTGGTGTGGGTAGCTCACAGTATGGGAG GTTTGCTTGTGAAGAAAATGCTGCTGGATGCAGCCGATGACCCAGATCTGCAGGGATTGTTAAAGAACACTAAGGGAATTATGTTCTATAGTGTTCCTCACCATGGCACCTTCATGGCAGAGTACTCTGTCAATGTCAGATATCTCCTGTTTCCCTCTATAGAAGTCAGGGAACTCTGCAAAG ACTCACCAGATCTCCGCAGTCTAAACGAGGGCTTCCTCAATATtgccaaagaaaatgaaatcaagTTGCTGAGCTTTGCCGAGACCCAGCCTACAAACATCAGTCCCATGATCAAGGTTCTGGTGGTACCAACGCAGTCAGCAG ATCTCGGCCTTGGGGAGCTTATTAAGGTGGATGTCGATCATCTCAACATCTGCAAGCCAGAGAAGAAAGACTCGTTTCTGTACAGACGCAGCCTGCAGTTCATCCAAGAAGCACTGCAGCATTTCATCAGCCAGTGA
- the gtf2h5 gene encoding general transcription factor IIH subunit 5 — protein MVNVHKGVLVECDPAMKQFLLYLDETMALGKKFILKDLDDTHVFILAEVVQILQERVGELMDQNSFPITQK, from the exons ATGGTAAACGTCCACAAAGGAGTCCTTGTTGAATG CGATCCTGCCATGAAACAGTTCCTCCTCTACCTCGACGAAACGATGGCTTTGGGAAAGAAGTTCATCTTAAAAGATCTTGATGACACGCATGTTTTCATCCTGGCAGAGGTGGTTCAAATCCTGCAGGAAAGAGTCGGCGAGTTAATGGACCAGAATTCATTCCCCatcacacaaaaataa
- the dynlt1b gene encoding dynein light chain Tctex-type 1: MDDFMSEDKTTFIVEEVSKIIKDSVETVIGENSYKHGRVNQWTTSVVEQCLIQLSKLDKPFKFIVNCIIMQKNGAGLQTASTCFWDNNTDGSCTVRWENDTMYVIISVFGLAI; this comes from the exons ATGGACGATTTTATGAGTGAAGATAAG acCACGTTCATTGTCGAAGAAGTGAGCAAGATCATAAAAGAT TCTGTAGAAACGGTGATAGGAGAAAACTCCTACAAGCATGGCAGAGTGAACCAGTGGACCACCAGCGTGGTGGAGCAGTGCCTCATTCAGCTCAGCAAGCTGGATAAGCCCTTCAAGTTCATCG TAAACTGCATCATCATGCAAAAGAATGGAGCAGGGCTGCAAACAGCCAGCACCTGCTTCTGGGATAACAATACTGATG GAAGCTGCACAGTGAGATGGGAAAACGACACTATGTATGTCATCATCAGCGTCTTTGGGCTGGCCATCTAA